One genomic segment of Nonomuraea coxensis DSM 45129 includes these proteins:
- a CDS encoding TetR/AcrR family transcriptional regulator, with amino-acid sequence MTSAPLGLQGAYLLGERAGHDELRSHLLDVAVNLLETDGPESLTMRRIAAEAGCTTTVIYTMFGNREGLAEALYLEGFERFRRFLESVPQRRDPLEHLFALGPAYREACLAEPGYYSLMFERAIPGFEPSERARTLARAALNILDRVIADCISAGYLAPTQPRKVADALWAAAQGAISLERAGHLRDDRTYEAVTTAVIGCYRVRKK; translated from the coding sequence ATGACCTCGGCGCCGCTGGGGCTGCAGGGCGCCTATCTCCTGGGTGAGCGCGCCGGCCATGACGAACTGCGTTCCCACCTGCTCGACGTGGCGGTCAACCTGCTGGAGACCGACGGGCCCGAGAGCCTGACGATGCGCCGCATCGCCGCCGAGGCGGGCTGCACGACGACGGTCATCTACACGATGTTCGGCAACCGGGAAGGCTTGGCGGAGGCGCTCTATCTGGAGGGGTTCGAGCGCTTCCGCCGCTTCCTCGAGTCCGTACCGCAGCGGCGCGACCCGCTGGAGCACCTCTTCGCCCTCGGGCCGGCCTACCGGGAGGCGTGCCTGGCCGAGCCGGGCTACTACAGCCTGATGTTCGAGCGGGCCATCCCCGGGTTCGAGCCGAGCGAGCGCGCGCGGACGCTGGCGCGGGCCGCGCTCAACATCCTCGACCGGGTGATCGCCGACTGCATCTCGGCCGGCTACCTCGCGCCGACCCAGCCGCGCAAGGTCGCCGACGCGCTGTGGGCCGCCGCCCAGGGGGCGATCAGCCTGGAGCGGGCGGGGCACCTGCGCGACGACCGCACGTACGAGGCCGTGACCACGGCCGTCATCGGCTGCTACCGGGTGCGGAAGAAGTAG
- a CDS encoding PucR family transcriptional regulator: MPPTLQTVVRRMGLRPLAGGLPPDTVVRWVAVSELADPTPYLEGDELLLTTGLRLEGDLAGYVGRLVARGVAGLGFGVGVSHTEVPAALVEAASRAGLPLLEVPRETPFIAIGKAVSELLAAEQYEEITWAFAAQGRLTRAALRPEGMYAVVDRLAKEVGGWAALLDETGAVRHATRGARTDGVTAELGRLLTGHGRPSPAGPGEERPGEGGRWRWPASLALSGPGEHVVVQPLGGGRARPRGFFAVGAKEAFSPVTHTVINAAGSLLTLSMEQGRAQAAAERRVRSAALDLLLSGAGQQARDVLAALGGRLPEPPLAVLATRADALDALEGRAFAAPEPHAEPGAGEVAFALVPEAEVAAAAREADAPVGVSLPATYEPASLATAIDQARRALAAALTSPGPVPVRVVRFGELAGQGLLGLLDQPTAQAFATALLAPLTAYGSRADLVESLRAYLESNGHWDAAAQRLGIHRHTLRYRMRRVGELLDRDLDDPGVRAELWLALEAARRYPATSSAPGSSR, translated from the coding sequence ATGCCGCCTACGCTGCAGACCGTCGTGCGCCGGATGGGCCTGCGGCCGCTGGCCGGAGGGCTGCCGCCGGACACCGTGGTGCGCTGGGTGGCGGTGAGCGAGCTGGCCGACCCCACACCGTACCTGGAGGGGGACGAGTTGCTGCTCACCACCGGGCTGCGGCTGGAAGGCGACCTGGCCGGATATGTCGGGCGGCTCGTGGCGCGGGGCGTCGCCGGGCTCGGCTTCGGCGTCGGGGTCTCGCACACCGAAGTGCCCGCGGCCCTCGTCGAGGCCGCCTCGCGGGCGGGGCTGCCGCTGCTGGAGGTGCCGCGCGAGACGCCGTTCATCGCCATCGGCAAGGCCGTCAGCGAGCTGCTGGCCGCCGAGCAGTACGAGGAGATCACCTGGGCCTTCGCCGCGCAGGGGCGGCTCACCAGGGCGGCGCTGCGGCCCGAGGGCATGTACGCGGTCGTCGACCGGCTGGCCAAGGAGGTCGGCGGGTGGGCGGCGCTGCTCGACGAGACCGGCGCGGTGCGCCACGCCACCCGCGGGGCCCGTACGGACGGGGTCACGGCCGAGCTCGGCCGGCTCCTCACCGGGCACGGGCGGCCCTCTCCGGCCGGGCCGGGGGAGGAGCGGCCGGGGGAGGGCGGCCGGTGGCGGTGGCCGGCCAGCCTGGCGCTGTCGGGGCCCGGCGAGCACGTCGTGGTGCAGCCGCTGGGCGGTGGCAGGGCGCGGCCCCGCGGGTTCTTCGCCGTGGGGGCCAAGGAGGCGTTCTCGCCGGTCACCCACACGGTGATCAACGCGGCGGGCTCGCTCCTTACGCTCTCCATGGAGCAGGGGCGCGCCCAGGCGGCGGCCGAGCGCCGCGTCCGTTCCGCGGCGCTCGACCTCCTGCTGTCCGGGGCCGGGCAGCAGGCCCGTGACGTGCTGGCCGCCCTCGGCGGGCGGCTGCCGGAGCCGCCGCTGGCGGTCCTCGCCACGCGGGCCGACGCCCTCGACGCGCTGGAGGGCCGCGCCTTCGCGGCCCCTGAGCCCCACGCCGAGCCCGGAGCCGGTGAGGTGGCGTTCGCGCTGGTGCCGGAGGCGGAGGTGGCGGCGGCGGCGCGGGAGGCGGACGCGCCCGTCGGCGTCAGCCTGCCCGCCACGTACGAGCCGGCGTCCCTGGCCACCGCCATCGACCAGGCCAGGCGCGCCCTCGCCGCCGCCCTGACGTCGCCTGGCCCGGTCCCCGTGCGGGTGGTGCGGTTCGGGGAGCTGGCCGGGCAGGGCCTGCTGGGGCTGCTCGACCAGCCCACGGCTCAGGCGTTCGCGACCGCGCTGCTGGCGCCCCTGACCGCGTACGGCTCCCGCGCCGACCTGGTCGAGTCGCTGCGCGCGTACCTGGAGAGCAACGGCCACTGGGACGCCGCCGCCCAGCGGCTCGGCATCCACCGCCACACCCTGCGCTACCGCATGCGCAGGGTCGGCGAGCTGCTGGACCGCGACCTCGACGACCCCGGCGTGCGCGCCGAGCTGTGGCTCGCCCTGGAGGCGGCCCGCCGCTATCCGGCTACTTCTTCCGCACCCGGTAGCAGCCGATGA